A segment of the ANME-2 cluster archaeon genome:
TCCTACTTCTGCATAGTGGATATCGGTCTTCTCAAAGATTATGTTATCTGCTCTGTAAAGGTCTATGATGTGCAGGCTTTCATCTTCGATATCCATCAACAGGCTTCGCATCTCCTCCACTGTTATACGGTTCTGGCCGAACATGTTCAGGCCCCTGATAAAAGCGACTCCGAGTTGTGCCATGTTACTTCATCAAAGGCCCACATTATTTAATTGTATTGGAATGCAGGCCGTAGCTTTTTGATTTATTCCGGATAAATAGATCGTTGCAAAAAAGATTAACCGCAGAGGGTCGTTATTTTACTCTGCGTCCCTCTAT
Coding sequences within it:
- a CDS encoding DUF1697 domain-containing protein yields the protein MAQLGVAFIRGLNMFGQNRITVEEMRSLLMDIEDESLHIIDLYRADNIIFEKTDIHYAEVGLRIQAVLYHLFGKEIMVTTRSFNTLNGLMNKIYGQDYQNL